The genomic interval GATCCCGAGCTGAATAGTTTAAACGTGGGACTGTTTGTGGGCTTTCCCTTGTTTCTGGCCTGCATCGGCTATGGGATGTTTAAATATTCGCGGAATGTGGTGAGTTTTGTGTGTGGACCTATAACCAATGATCCAAGTCTTGCCTCGTTCAGCATTCGGTGCCTAAGGAGCGACCATTTAAACTGTATGAGCTTGAAAAGCGCATGAAGGCCAAGTACGGCCCGGAATACAAGCAGGGAATCTGGAAGCGAAAGGACATTCCCGACCCCCTTCTATTGACCAATGATCCATCCGAACCAGTGGAAAAGAGCAAACACGATCGTGGTAGCAGCATGTCAAACAACTTTTTCATTGAGGACCACTGGCTGCCCGAATCCATTGAAAACTTTATCAAAACCGATGGTTTCGTCGATAAAATCGGGGGGAAAACTGAGAACGGCGAGAGCCGCATGTTTGACTGTAGCACTCAGTTGGGTCGCCACTCGGATCTGGCTGGAGAAATTAAAAACGCCTTAAAAGAGCGTAAGCGCAAGGCCGAGAAGTAGGAAAGTCTCTTATCCAATCCAACCAAGCTTTCTATGCCTTCTAAGCAAAGAAATCGATTTAAGATCTTTCCATTCCGTTTAATGATTGGGCCCTTATTGCGACTGGAATAGTGTCAGCTTTGGGCTTTCTCGGTTGGTGCAATAAAATGAAGTGATTGTTCGGCtttacattttgcaaaaaCACAGAGAACACCATAGAGTAAGGGAAAGACATGGCACATAGGATTAGGTGGTGGTTTTGGGGCAGACTTGGGCAATCATTTGGGAGCGCATGTGTCGGATTATTTTgttggtttgcgttttatttaaatttgctttcGGCTGCCTTTTTGCTTGTGCGATGGTTGTCTGTCGCCCGAAAATCTGACGGCAGCTGAAAAGCATGCTAAGCttgctttctttttgctttgGCTCAAAGCAAATTAATGATTTGCCAtcaagcaaataaatcaaaagcttCAAAGCAGATCTCTGGCTTAGCGCGGTGCGGTGGAATCCTGCGGCTGGCTATATAGACGTGCTCCACTTTAAAGCCAGACCCAAATTCGTAGTTTTATTTCGCAGCTATTTCCACTCAACTAAGCGCATGCATTGATGATATATCCCGTCCGTTTGACACCCCTTCCCATTGACACGACATAAATAACCGTGTGAGGCTGTTATAATTTATAATCCTTGCTGTGGACCCCCAGCgacaccaacagcaacaacaacaacaacaggaacaGGAGTAACAAGAGCAGAAATAACATGGGAATGCCGGGggagtgcaaatatttttgcttgcTCCTCTCGGTCTCTATGATTCGAGTTTcctctttcttttttgtcgTATTTTATTTACTCGAAACCTGCCCATGCGGAATCTCTCCGGCTCAGCCTCACCCAGGTTggcagcacaaatattttgttggttCCTTTCCGAGCTACCCAGCCACTATTCCACACCCGCTCGACTGCATTTAGTTTATGTGTGTTACCTTTTTTCCCCGGCAAAATGAGGTCAAAACTTTATTGGCTAACAAATGTGTGCGCAAGTAGGCGGGGTGTTGCTTTCGCAGACATTAATGTCAGACCCAAACGAGACTGAAGAGTTTTGGACAAAGCTTTAATGCCGATTAACAAATTGCATGCATTTAGCTACAGGCCTCCCATCGAACGGGAGATAGGCAAGGTTTGGGCACTTTTCAAAAAATCAGCCAAACTATTTTAAGTATTTACATTAAGCACATCAACATGTTTGTCCGACACACAAGCTTTTCTGTCCGATTAAACTGGGAATAGGATCTAGCTGGCAAGGGATACAGGCATAGGATATCCCATTCGCATCCACCTTTGAGTGAACATCAATCGAAGTGCTGTAATTCAGACCGGGGGGAAAGATTCGAGTTTCCTCTGATCAGCCCAAGGTGAACATAAAGTTCCCCCACCCCTCTAGAAGGACTAAGTTGCTCGCCGTAAAAGCTTTTGGTTCAATGTTTAATGACGGCGGACTCGATAATGGAGAAAGCATACCATTTGTGGGTGCCACTTCTCCCGCTGGGAAAACCACCCCTTCCATCGCAGTGATTATGACAGCTTCTTTGCCGATGAGCGACTCTGCTCCTGTCATTTCTCACTGCTATCCACTGTAGTTCTGCCAGATTTGCAGGCTGCTTGGGCTTTAATTAAACGGCAATTGTGGTCATCAGTTGTCAGGTTCTCTTGTGCCTAATCAGTTTGTGTGATGAAAGACTAAGCTGGGATTACGGAATGTCTGCTATGCGGGTGCGACATTTGAATAATGAATGTCAACTTGATGTTCGGCTTGCAGGGGGAAAAATATAAGCTCGACCTAAGTCCCAAATGTCACTCCGCTGTCAATTATAGGTAAATCCAAGGCGCAGAGATTCGGGCGGTATCACCAGTGGAGGAGGTCAACTAATTGGGGCGTGGCCGGTTTTGGCCAGCTGACAAACTAACTAACCAACTAACTGACGTAACTAGGCAAGGCAATTGGCCTACCCGTTAGTCCGTCCCGTCATTTGTCCATGTGACTGTCAGTTTGCTTGGCCTTCTGTATGCTTGCTGTTTGACCATAAACTAATGCACCTAATTGCTGTGATTATGTCGTTTGTGATTATCTGAGTGTGCCTCCGTGtccttttcccctttcccaTTTCTGGAGAGTTCTGTGCCTCTGCTTTTGCCAATGCATTGCAATGCCCGCCTGCATGCGTTGCGTACAATTAGGCGCCACAAAAGCTAAATCTCATTTAGCAATCACGGGTCCTCTGCCTTTCATCAAAACAATATTCGCAAATTGGCCAAAGCCATTACTGATAATCCCAGCAGGCTCAGAATTCCGTTGCTGATTGGGTTAACAAATACCCGCAGTAACTCCCATACCATCACCCTCGCTCCACTCAGCTTCCAAAACTTTGGCTACCCCTTTTTTGGCCCGATTATTATTCGGGCTGTCGGAAACTTTTCAGCTGACAAGTGTGACAAGTTTCAAGGCCCATAACTAAGGCAGCAAAGGACCCCCACCCAGTTCACTTTGTGCGAACGACTCCAAGTGCAAAACTCCCCGAACAAATGCTCCGGTTTCCAGCCACCAACCTAGGCCCATTACACATGTAGACGGAAAAGCAATAATAGTAAATTTAAAGCCACCCAACAGAACGGAAATGGAGGCAGGGAGGGAGATCAAGATGGAGGTGGAgttggaggtggaggtggagatACTTCACATGACTAgttaaactttttgccattgtAATAGTTATGCTTGGTTGGTTTCTCTTTCTTTCGAGACTGAAACTGAACCAAACCGAATCCCACAAACCGAAGGTTCCTTGGGGGTGGTTGCTTTACATGCTTATGTATGGCTCCTGACTCCTGGTTTCTCTGTTTCTGCCTCGGGTTTCTTTGGTTATGCGCATAATTTATAGAGTGCGACAATATGCTGCCCTCTGTCTGGTTTCTAGAAAACTTTTCGATTCTCGTTCAAGAAAGTAAGATTTCTTTGACCGATACAGCTGCCAagtctgagtgtgtgtgcggtcAAATTTTGGGGGTCAAAGAGCACGCAGAAGTCAAGGCTATTACCATAAGGGTATCTGGGAGACGTTCCGAGCTTCTCTCTGGGCTCTCTGCTGCAACTCTCCACCAGATTGCCAATTCTCATTGAAGTTGTGGAAGTTCCCTGTGGAACTTGGGGAAATAAAATTCAGACACAGCAGTCGCCCCACATGACTCGCACACTCCACTCTGTTGCCGTTGCTTTTCGACAAACGTTTAGGGCGATAAAaatgcagaaacaaaaacatttcgttagttgcataaatttcgttacatttttgttgctgccgctggtCTGCTGATAAAACAGCGTCAAAAAAGTGTCGTCGAGGGAGCAACTTGGGACAAACTGCGCAGAGCCAGGAGAGATGTAGCTAGATACGAAAGTGAGTTTGTTGCGTTGCCTAAACAAGCTGCaaggcagcaacagcagccgcaggaACGACAGTCATGCGAGAAAAGTTTTAAGTACATATTTACGAAAGGCAACGCGAAGTTGTTCCCATTCCCCCcgcattaaaatttaaaaatttgcgCCTTCGCTTACTTTTCTGTGGCTACCCCGAAAACCTCTCTTTAATCAGGGAACGCAGTTCAATGGCCTCCAAGACATTGGGGTTCCTCGCATGCCTCTTAATCCTGCAGCAAATCCCACACCTCAAAATTACATACACGTGCAACCCCCGTTTGTATCTCTATTTACAAGTTATGTCCCACGTAAAGGTAAATAAAGTTGCACCAAGCGCTGCTGCAACTCGCTCGTTGCATGCCACCGAAGTGACGTGCACTCCCTCCTCCGTTCAAAGCGCTTGTGGTTCGCCGTACAAATCCCAAAACCATTTCactaattgaaatgaattttcaTACAGCAGAAAgaggagcaacagcagtagcagcagcagcaggatgtgGCGCAACTCCTGGCTCCTGTATGCAGTtgtgggtgtatgtgtgtgtgtcagaCATTTTCGTGTCGCAGCACAAAATTGTAATGACCTCGGGCACTAACAAAAGCGTTGCAGCCGAATATGGGAAATGTACGGCAAAAGGCAGCTGTGATGCATGACACGTCACAAGATCCTTCGTCTTGCACAGTTGAATGACTTATCATCCGGGTGGGAGCGGAAGCCTCAAGAACTCGAATCCTCCCAGGCAATGCTGTCGAATGAAATATGAATTTGGAATAGTCCggtgtatatgtgtatataatatataaaagttctgcttttctgctgcTAACTCTCACTTGCGTTCTAAAAATattccaattaaaaattcatatgGAGCAATTTTGCTTCTACTCGAATTTCACTTCGGGCTGGGAGAGTTCCGATCCCCAAAAGGCTTCAACCACTCGATGTGTCTCAAGATGCTGGCGGAGAAAGTAAATGGGCGGAGAAAACGCaggactttttttttgaataattgtGCAATATCGCCGTCTTCAGGAATTTTCAAGTTCATAATTATGAGATGGCTGGCTGCATTCGTCGTTCATGGCCTCCTCCAACCCTTATCTTTTGCCacttcaatttttaatttattttgagtAAGCAGAAAGGGCACAAAAGGCGTTGCCCAGACACTGTCGGCATTTCCCACAATGGAAGTCACTCCCCACAGCTACTGAtgccgatgctgctgctgcttgtttacatttttgcaGCTGGCCGAGCAccgctgcgtatacgtaatgtcGAGTAATGTGCGCACTCCTTGTGAACGGCGGCCTATTGAAAGGCGTTAAGCGTGGCATGTATATGCAAAATGGCGACAAAGCGAGCCTGCAGGGAACGCATTCATTCTACTTCTTCTATCCCACTTCTTCTACCCCAGCTATTCTAAGCCATTTgcttggcatttttgttttgtgcagCCGGgtaacattattttaattaacatatttatatgaGACGGGGGAACAAAAGCCAAGTCACTCTCCACCATATGGCTCGTGTGCgttgcaattttaattatacacATACATAGATGCCGCAACTGGAAATCTTGTGGAACGAGCAGTGCAAAATGCAATGTTGCCATctaaaaatcattaaaaattgtttgcgaAGGGcaaaatcattaaaaacatataaattatgcAGACACCCCCACCCTGCGCATGTCTCATAATTATGCAGCATATAAATGCCACCAGTAAAGACAGCTGCGAAGGATGCTGGGGAAGCTGAGGATGCTGAGGATGCTGAGTCGGCGGAGGATGCTGAGGACGAAGGCAAACATTGTTTTGTTAATGTTCTGCATGACTTCGCTGCATATTTATGTGGGGAGGCCGGGCCAAGACGAAAGGGATTCAAAGGATATCTGGGCTGGGCCAAGTAATTTCGTGTGCGCACCTGAAAGTATGcttaaagaaattcaaaagcCCAGACTGGAAAAACTTATGCCTGCGCCTGCCTAATTAAGTCGCCAGAAGAGTGTATTGGAGgtacttttagtttttagtttcgTCAAAAGTAGACGGGAATTTTAGGTATTTTGGCCAAAGAGCAGATCTTTGGCTGGGCCCCACTTGGGTCGTTGTGTTCAATCGCACTCAATATCAATAAATTCCGCAACAATCtgcattcaaaaatcaaagaatACACACATCCACAGGACTGTGGACTCAGAGGGACCGTGGGCGGGAAACAGGCCAGACAGGCGAACATAAAATGCCAATTTCTAGTTGCCAAATGGTTATTGCCTGGTCTATAAAtgcagcaatagcaacaactgCGGCGGGAGCTGGACTTAAATTCACGTACGAGACCGAAATGGCCACAGCTCTTACCTATGGCCAAAGTCAAGCCCAAAGGCAAAGCCATAGCTACAGCTATATTGCCGTGGCCAAATGCATGAGTGCTGATATATGCACACTCTATCGCAGGCCACgtatatacgtatgtacatatgtatatgtctGGCAAGTTAAGTGCCAAGCGGAACACGAAGGCAATTTGTTGCGTCACAAAAAATGGCAGCCGAAACGTAGATCGAATGGATATGAGCTAGGTCCGCCACCTGCTTTCCCCTGCTGCagataaaattaaaattgtgcgTGAAAAGTGCAGGATAAAGGGTATGGCACATATCCATTCAACGGGTGCCAAGGAAGGGCTTTGTACTTAGTCggcataaaatataaattactaTGCTGCGCCATAATAAATTTCAGTTTGCGTAAAAacgttaaatatatatacactataCGGGGCGAGGAGGCTGCTGCCGCACTGGAACGGGCCAAAAACCCATTATGAATGAATTtagtagcagcagcagcagcagcagcagcagcagcagtagcggcaaaaaccaaaacgtGCCGGCTCTTGTTCTATCCATATCTCCTAGCACCTCCCTTAGTACGACATCCcttatattttatacacatttaaaGCACTTTCTGGGGATCCCCGTCGCCCAGACCAATCCAAAAGAGTCGGGGCGGAGGTCAGTTGAGGTTTTGCAAAAATGCTCGCAAATTTACGAGTATTTCCATGGCTGGCAGCAGCGAtaaaccagaaccagaaccagtCGAAAGCAATAACGACCGGCCAATAGACAGTGAACTACACTCTCAACTCTCGAATTTGGACACCCGACTCTCGAGTCTCGACTGGACAGAGCCAAGCCGGCTGAAGGACACCCGGGCGGCCGGACGCAGGACCTCTCCTGCAGACGCCGGGATGGCCTTAGTGTAGGCGTTTCAACTAGCCGGTCGAGTTGGTTTACTTGGACTGGTCTACTGGAAGTGTGGAGGCGAGCGGTCAATGACAGCggaaagtttttctgcaaacTAGCCTCGAAAGCTATGAAAAATTAAAGCAACAGGAAGGAAGGGGAAAGTGGAGGGCAGGTAGCGCAAGTGGCAGGGGAGGGGAGCGGTTGGTCGGCAGCACAGACTGCCGCATCAAAATGCCGCAATGGCCTGTTATTATAATGAAAACGTAGAAGGCATTGGTAGCAACAGTCTGCTGCGGCGAGCTGTTGGACTGAAAAGTTTTTAAGGGCAGCGGAAGCCGTTTACATTTGCATGGCCAATGCTCAGTCGAGCTTTTCAAGTGCAGGGCACGGCGATTGTGCAGACCCCCTCACAGGTCATTAACAATTTACGGTGTAAAGGACGGCCCAATCAGGACGTGAATCTCAGCAGCGTTTTATCAAAGCTTTAAGGTGCGCAGCATTGGGACTGCGATTGGGATCGGATTTGAGAGCAGTGGTTTTCGAATTGCACCAGAGCAACGCAGCCACCTACCTCGAATATGTCGAATTTGGTTTTGAATGCTCTTTTTTGCACTCTGGCTATGGCAATTTTTGCAACTCTCTTGCTGCAATGtacgtatacatatatattttagtcCTGGTCCCAACTTTTGTGTCGCTTCACGACAGAATGTATGTGTGTCCAATCGTGCAGAATGcccatttttatatatatttgcatatgGTGCATAAGCATTTTTTCATCCCTCGCCCAGAAATTTTAAGCTACATACATGGGAACCAGCGTATTACGTACAACATTTTCCCGAAAAATAACTCATGCTGTAGGCCCTCGTTTTCTGCCGGCCtgattcattcattc from Drosophila yakuba strain Tai18E2 chromosome 3L, Prin_Dyak_Tai18E2_2.1, whole genome shotgun sequence carries:
- the LOC6535145 gene encoding uncharacterized protein LOC6535145 yields the protein MEITVPPPDSHWSLRFVDIVKPFPDQTVANATYKVIRFFYPPFALETVDVTHVVSDPELNSLNVGLFVGFPLFLACIGYGMFKYSRNVHSVPKERPFKLYELEKRMKAKYGPEYKQGIWKRKDIPDPLLLTNDPSEPVEKSKHDRGSSMSNNFFIEDHWLPESIENFIKTDGFVDKIGGKTENGESRMFDCSTQLGRHSDLAGEIKNALKERKRKAEK